The following proteins are co-located in the Scomber scombrus chromosome 2, fScoSco1.1, whole genome shotgun sequence genome:
- the ccdc86 gene encoding coiled-coil domain-containing protein 86, which produces MSKRDKAMADKDVASEEGHGEEEIEDPPPETRRTRSGRRVRTPAALLDSEAPVRTPSRRTRRSVIQEVPAAEELAAEELVLTPVEEKPSVCAEPEPEPDPVSSAPADTDRAGGVTGNGDGHVSEPVAPETAPASSESEPPSHKKPRLGPKPNPVVPLGKPKSGRVWKDRSKQRFSAVVRDKSVCSSWEKKMEAKREKDLVKQYCLQLKDEKAKQKEDKRKRREDNLKRRAENERKSEIVQVIRNTAKIKRMKKKQLRKIEKRDTLALLQKSQKQRVKAKVQKTNTANISP; this is translated from the exons ATGTCCAAGAGGGATAAAGCTATGGCAGATAAAGATGTCGCTTCTGAAGAAGGACACGGAGAAGAGGAGATTGAGGATCCACCGCCGGAGACCAGGCGGACCCGCAGCGGCCGCAGGGTGCGCACTCCGGCCGCATTGCTCGACTCTGAAGCTCCGGTGAGGACTCCCAGCCGGAGGACCAGGAGGTCCGTCATCCAGGAGGTGCCGGCGGCGGAGGAGCTAGCGGCGGAGGAGCTAGTGCTGACACCGGTGGAGGAGAAGCCCAGCGTGTGTGCTGAGCCGGAGCCGGAGCCAGATCCAGTCAGCTCGgctccagcagacacagacagagccGGTGGGGTTACCGGGAACGGAGACGGTCATGTATCAGAGCCTGTAGCTCCAGAAACGGCGCCCGCGAGTTCAGAGAGCGAACCACCATCACACAAGAAGCCTCGCCTGGGTCCAAAACCAAATCCAGTTGTTCCGCTCGGGAAACCCAAATCAGGGAGAGTGTGGAAGGACCGCAGCAAGCAAAG ATTTTCTGCGGTAGTAAGAGATAAATCGGTGTGCTCTTCATGGGAAAAGAAGATGGAGGCCAAGCGCGAGAAAGACCTGGTGAAACAGTATTGTTTGCAGCTTAAAGACGAGAAAGCCAAACAGAAAGAG GacaagaggaaaaggagagaagacAACTTGAAACGACGTGCGGAGAACGAACGCAAATCAGAGATTGTGCAAGTG ATCCGTAACACAGCCAAGAtcaagaggatgaagaagaaacaactgAGGAAGATCGAGAAGAGAGACACTCTGGCCCTGCTGCAGAAGTCTCAGAAGCAGAGAGTAAAAGCCAAAGTGCAAAAAACCAACACGGCCAACATTTCACCTTAA
- the rnf24 gene encoding RING finger protein 24 — MSSDFPHYSFRMPNIGFQNLPLNIYIVVFGTAIFVFILSLLFCCYLIRLRHQAHKELYAYKQVIQKEKVKELNLHEICAVCLEEFKQKDELGICPCKHAFHRKCLIKWLEVRKVCPLCNMPVLQLAQQAGGSTDAPVPIQQPLPGIENMV, encoded by the exons ATGAGCTCCGATTTCCCGCACTACAGTTTCAGGATGCCAAATATAGGGTTTCAGAACCTCCCCCTTAATATCTACATTGTGGTGTTTGGGACAGCCATCTTTGTCTTCATCCTCAGCCTCCTCTTCTGCTGCTACTTAATAAG GTTACGGCACCAGGCGCACAAAGAGCTCTATGCATACAAACAG GTTATTCAGAAGGAAAAAGTCAAAGAACTAAACTTGCATGAG ATATGCGCAGTGTGCTTGGAAGAGTTCAAACAGAAAGACGAGCTGGGGATTTGTCCATGCAAACATGCCTTTCATAGGAA GTGCCTCATTAAGTGGTTGGAGGTGAGGAAAGTGTGCCCGCTGTGCAACATGCCCGTCTTGCAGCTCGCTCAGCAGGCAGGCGGCAGCACAGACGCCCCTGTGCCAATACAGCAGCCTCTGCCCGGCATCGAGAATATGGTGTAG